The nucleotide sequence TCCGCTACCAATTTGGCTTCCTCCATGGGGACACCAGCACGCTCAAACATACGGGCACAAAAATGCTCCAACCGTTGATAGTGGAATTTCTGGGTCACGGCAGCTCACAGCCTTTGCGCTTCAACGCTTCGTCAACCCAGCTTCGATCCAACGAGCCTTCGGCAATCTCTTCAAATGTTCGTTGCTCTCGCGCAAGCTGGCGCTGCGCTGCCTGAACAACTTCGGCTGCGTAATCCAGCGGAATTGCGACAATGCCATCTTCGTCGCCTACGATCAGATCCCCCGGCATAACCGGCATGCGGCCAATCGTGACGGGCACATTGATTTCGCCCGGCCCTTCCTTGTATGGTCCCCTGTGCGTTGTTCCTCTGGCAAAGCACGGATAATCCCGCTCGCGAAAAGCAGCCGAATCGCGTATGGCCCCGTCAATCACAAAACCGGCTATGCCTCTCTTCTCCGCCAACCGAAGCATAATTTCTCCCAGGATGGCTTGAGACAATTCGCCGCAAGCGTCAACCACGATGACATCACCCGGCTCAGCCATATCGATGGCTTTATGCACCATCAGGTTATCCCCGGGTCTCGTACGTACAGTAAAGGCCGCTCCCGCAAGTTTGGCGCTGCGATGATAAGGGACAAATCCGGCTATTGTACCTTGAACTCGATGCATATTGTCGCTTAGCAATGGTGTGGCAATGGACATGCATTGCTGTATTAAGCTTGAATCTGGCCTGCGGGTTAACGGCAATACGCGAAACCCATAGTTTACCATGTCACCATCCCTCATTTCTGCAAAATTTCTTCGCCCTGTACCTGTTGCGGCAACATACTGTCACACGAGGCTAAACTGCTTCCAGCCTAACTGCTCTGCCACCCGCAGGAGCGCCTGATGACCAGCTCCGGCTGGAGCACAACAGGGTCAGCAGCAGGATGGCCTCCATCGCGAATCGATTGGATCAATAAGTTTGCCGCAATTTTCCCCATCTCATAACCAGGCTGCCGGACCGTAGTGAGCGGGGGATCCATATGCTTGGCCCATACGGTGTCGTCATATCCCAAGACCGCCACATCTGCCGGAATGCGCAAGCCGAGTTCCTTCAACGC is from Xylanibacillus composti and encodes:
- a CDS encoding RraA family protein, which translates into the protein MVNYGFRVLPLTRRPDSSLIQQCMSIATPLLSDNMHRVQGTIAGFVPYHRSAKLAGAAFTVRTRPGDNLMVHKAIDMAEPGDVIVVDACGELSQAILGEIMLRLAEKRGIAGFVIDGAIRDSAAFRERDYPCFARGTTHRGPYKEGPGEINVPVTIGRMPVMPGDLIVGDEDGIVAIPLDYAAEVVQAAQRQLAREQRTFEEIAEGSLDRSWVDEALKRKGCELP